One window of the Eucalyptus grandis isolate ANBG69807.140 chromosome 6, ASM1654582v1, whole genome shotgun sequence genome contains the following:
- the LOC104448852 gene encoding peptidyl-prolyl cis-trans isomerase 1, producing MPNPKVFFDMTIGGAAAGRVVMELYADTTPRTAENFRALCTGEKGVGRSKKPLHYKGSKFHRVIPSFMCQGGDFTAGNGTGGESIYGVKFADENFIKKHTGPGILSMANAGPGTNGSQFFICTTKTEWLDGKHVVFGKVVEGMEVVKAIEKVGSSSGRTSKPVVVADCGQLP from the exons ATGCCGAACCCGAAGGTCTTCTTCGACATGACGATCGGCGGGGCGGCCGCCGGGCGGGTCGTGATGGAGCTGTATGCGGACACGACCCCACGCACCGCGGAGAACTTCCGGGCGCTCTGCACCGGCGAGAAGGGGGTCGGGAGGAGCAAGAAGCCGCTCCACTACAAGGGCTCCAAGTTCCACCGGGTCATACCTAGCTTCATGTGCCAG GGAGGTGACTTCACGGCCGGGAATGGGACCGGAGGGGAGTCCATATACGGAGTGAAGTTTGCAGATGAGAACTTCATAAAGAAGCACACGGGGCCGGGGATCTTGTCCATGGCCAACGCAGGGCCAGGGACGAACGGGTCCCAATTCTTCATATGCACTACGAAGACGGAGTGGCTCGACGGGAAGCACGTGGTGTTTGGGAAGGTGGTGGAGGGAATGGAAGTGGTCAAGGCCATCGAGAAGGTTGGGTCCTCTTCCGGTCGCACATCCAAGCCCGTCGTGGTTGCTGATTGCGGCCAGCTTCCTTGA
- the LOC104448853 gene encoding protein PSK SIMULATOR 2-like isoform X1, translated as MQGEPNLSASERANSSKEVMGNVCPQPATRENQKGKMKSAVVAAEAKSYEGITKPKSGSSSNDNGNGIAQDKSKSVSKPAIKFWNKRSTLGKVSKGREISILAFEVANTIVKAANFLQSLSGRQLQLLKEVFTSEGVQNLVSTDMQELLTIAAADKREDLEVFLREVIRFGNQCKDPKWHKLSFSKLDLDNSRCKLSGEEAETSLQQLSSLAQQTMELYQELEALDRFERDYRRMVKEEESYNLPLRGKDLMSLESKLKHQRKFVEGLKKKSLWSMTMEEIMAKLVNIVVFMHQRMIKVFGDNGRTSFSKEYTTNNGDSRRLGKASLALHYADIVQQIDEIATHPASFYPKDRSRLYHALPKAVKTALPSRVQSIDTKDQLPIPHARAELNKILKWLVPLATNTMKANERFGRVGEWAKTSKEASENTSTRNGMIRLQTLYHADKEKTELYILELTFWLHRLVTMVEQRYHASNPVFIRSPIYQRRNFHPKVQPPISPGSSTGTPSSWTELSRQGKDHSEEVFQRRPTYEGTRKRFCEPGCSQWNEPIEFEKH; from the exons ATGCAAGGGGAACCCAATCTTTCAGCTTCAGAGAGAGCCAAC AGTAGTAAAGAGGTAATGGGAAATGTCTGCCCCCAGCCTGCAACCCGGGAAAATCagaagggaaaaatgaagaGTGCTGTAGTTGCCGCTGAAGCCAAATCATACGAAGGAATCACTAAACCAAAGAGTGGCTCTTCATCCAATGACAATGGCAACGGGATTGCACAGGATAAGAGCAAATCGGTATCAAAACCGGCCATAAAG TTTTGGAACAAACGGTCAACCTTGGGAAAAGTCAGCAAGGGCAGGGAAATTTCAATACTGGCATTTGAAGTAGCCAACACAATTGTTAAAGCTGCGAACTTCCTACAGTCTCTTTCTGGTAGACAACTCCAGCTTTTGAAGGAGGTCTTCACTTCAGAAGGAGTACAGAATTTGGTTTCCACTGACATGCAAGAGTTGCTGACCATTGCAGCTGCTGACAAAAG GGAGGACCTTGAAGTCTTCTTGAGAGAGGTCATCAGGTTTGGAAATCAATGTAAAGACCCCAAGTGGCACAAATTATCTTTTTCAAA ACTGGATTTGGATAATTCAAGATGCAAGCTTTCTGGAGAAGAAGCGGAAACATCATTGCAACAATTGAGTTCTTTGGCACAGCAAACAATg GAGTTATACCAGGAGTTAGAAGCTCTGGACAGATTCGAACGAGATTATCGGAGAATGGTTAAAGAAGAAGAGTCCTACAATCTTCCTTTGAGAG GAAAAGATCTCATGAGCTTGGAAAGTAAACTCAAACATCAAAGGAAATTTGTAGAGGGCCTGAAGAAAAAATCTCTCTGGTCAATGACAATGGAGGAG ATCATGGCAAAGTTGGTCAACATTGTAGTATTCATGCATCAAAGAATGATAAAGGTTTTTGGAGACAATG GTAGGACGAGCTTCAGCAAAGAGTACACGACAAATAATGGAGATTCCCGAAGATTGGGGAAAGCTAGTCTTGCCCTACACTACGCTGACATTGTCCAGCAGATAGATGAGATT GCAACTCACCCAGCGTCTTTTTATCCAAAAGATAGGAGTAGGCTATATCACGCATTGCCAAAAGCTGTTAAAACAGCACTTCCATCTCGTGTGCAGAGTATTGATACCAAGGATCAG TTGCCGATTCCGCATGCAAGGGCTGAATTGAACAAGATTTTAAAATGGCTTGTCCCCCTAGCAACAAATACAATGAA AGCTAATGAACGATTTGGGCGGGTTGGAGAGTGGGCAAAGACTAG TAAAGAGGCCTCTGAGAACACATCTACAAGAAACGGCATGATTCGCCTCCAGACACTGTATCATGCAGATAAGGAAAAAACAGAGCTATACATCCTTGAATTGACCTTTTGGCTACACCGTCTGGTCACCATGGTGGAGCAGAGATACCATGCTTCCAACCCTGTGTTTATTCGATCTCCCATTTACCAGAGGAGGAATTTTCACCCCAAAGTCCAGCCTCCAATATCTCCGGGAAGTAGCACAGGAACACCAAGTTCCTGGACTGAACTATCTCGACAAGGTAAAGATCATTCAGAAGAGGTATTTCAAAGGAGACCGACATATGAAGGAACAAGAAAACGGTTCTGTGAGCCAGGATGTTCTCAGTGGAATGAACCGATTGAGTTTGAGAAACACTGA
- the LOC104448853 gene encoding protein PSK SIMULATOR 2-like isoform X2, with translation MGNVCPQPATRENQKGKMKSAVVAAEAKSYEGITKPKSGSSSNDNGNGIAQDKSKSVSKPAIKFWNKRSTLGKVSKGREISILAFEVANTIVKAANFLQSLSGRQLQLLKEVFTSEGVQNLVSTDMQELLTIAAADKREDLEVFLREVIRFGNQCKDPKWHKLSFSKLDLDNSRCKLSGEEAETSLQQLSSLAQQTMELYQELEALDRFERDYRRMVKEEESYNLPLRGKDLMSLESKLKHQRKFVEGLKKKSLWSMTMEEIMAKLVNIVVFMHQRMIKVFGDNGRTSFSKEYTTNNGDSRRLGKASLALHYADIVQQIDEIATHPASFYPKDRSRLYHALPKAVKTALPSRVQSIDTKDQLPIPHARAELNKILKWLVPLATNTMKANERFGRVGEWAKTSKEASENTSTRNGMIRLQTLYHADKEKTELYILELTFWLHRLVTMVEQRYHASNPVFIRSPIYQRRNFHPKVQPPISPGSSTGTPSSWTELSRQGKDHSEEVFQRRPTYEGTRKRFCEPGCSQWNEPIEFEKH, from the exons ATGGGAAATGTCTGCCCCCAGCCTGCAACCCGGGAAAATCagaagggaaaaatgaagaGTGCTGTAGTTGCCGCTGAAGCCAAATCATACGAAGGAATCACTAAACCAAAGAGTGGCTCTTCATCCAATGACAATGGCAACGGGATTGCACAGGATAAGAGCAAATCGGTATCAAAACCGGCCATAAAG TTTTGGAACAAACGGTCAACCTTGGGAAAAGTCAGCAAGGGCAGGGAAATTTCAATACTGGCATTTGAAGTAGCCAACACAATTGTTAAAGCTGCGAACTTCCTACAGTCTCTTTCTGGTAGACAACTCCAGCTTTTGAAGGAGGTCTTCACTTCAGAAGGAGTACAGAATTTGGTTTCCACTGACATGCAAGAGTTGCTGACCATTGCAGCTGCTGACAAAAG GGAGGACCTTGAAGTCTTCTTGAGAGAGGTCATCAGGTTTGGAAATCAATGTAAAGACCCCAAGTGGCACAAATTATCTTTTTCAAA ACTGGATTTGGATAATTCAAGATGCAAGCTTTCTGGAGAAGAAGCGGAAACATCATTGCAACAATTGAGTTCTTTGGCACAGCAAACAATg GAGTTATACCAGGAGTTAGAAGCTCTGGACAGATTCGAACGAGATTATCGGAGAATGGTTAAAGAAGAAGAGTCCTACAATCTTCCTTTGAGAG GAAAAGATCTCATGAGCTTGGAAAGTAAACTCAAACATCAAAGGAAATTTGTAGAGGGCCTGAAGAAAAAATCTCTCTGGTCAATGACAATGGAGGAG ATCATGGCAAAGTTGGTCAACATTGTAGTATTCATGCATCAAAGAATGATAAAGGTTTTTGGAGACAATG GTAGGACGAGCTTCAGCAAAGAGTACACGACAAATAATGGAGATTCCCGAAGATTGGGGAAAGCTAGTCTTGCCCTACACTACGCTGACATTGTCCAGCAGATAGATGAGATT GCAACTCACCCAGCGTCTTTTTATCCAAAAGATAGGAGTAGGCTATATCACGCATTGCCAAAAGCTGTTAAAACAGCACTTCCATCTCGTGTGCAGAGTATTGATACCAAGGATCAG TTGCCGATTCCGCATGCAAGGGCTGAATTGAACAAGATTTTAAAATGGCTTGTCCCCCTAGCAACAAATACAATGAA AGCTAATGAACGATTTGGGCGGGTTGGAGAGTGGGCAAAGACTAG TAAAGAGGCCTCTGAGAACACATCTACAAGAAACGGCATGATTCGCCTCCAGACACTGTATCATGCAGATAAGGAAAAAACAGAGCTATACATCCTTGAATTGACCTTTTGGCTACACCGTCTGGTCACCATGGTGGAGCAGAGATACCATGCTTCCAACCCTGTGTTTATTCGATCTCCCATTTACCAGAGGAGGAATTTTCACCCCAAAGTCCAGCCTCCAATATCTCCGGGAAGTAGCACAGGAACACCAAGTTCCTGGACTGAACTATCTCGACAAGGTAAAGATCATTCAGAAGAGGTATTTCAAAGGAGACCGACATATGAAGGAACAAGAAAACGGTTCTGTGAGCCAGGATGTTCTCAGTGGAATGAACCGATTGAGTTTGAGAAACACTGA